One part of the Gadus macrocephalus chromosome 8, ASM3116895v1 genome encodes these proteins:
- the LOC132463692 gene encoding uncharacterized protein LOC132463692, translating into MNMDSCKTVVLAALGRPFSLGMLYDCRNDSLIPALKLWDREDLEKKADERPQPNSEFDVLASDSIEDKSSALNVKGSLQASFLCGLVDLEGSAKFLSDSKRSMNQARVVIHYKTTTKFKELSMNHIGRGNVKHPYVFQSGQATHVVTGILYGAQAFFVFDRELSQKEDRQDIEGNLKVLIQKIPKLKIDGKGSLNMAGKDKVNVDKFNCKFYGDFNLKEPPVSFQDAIEVYQSLPKLLGTNEGNAVPLKVWLMPLKALHSAAAQLVRQISDKLVRDAQNVLEDLNDLERRCKDVESCTTTKQFPQISKKVKAFKELIFRHKVQFQNIMARKLPLIRGGGEEESVLAEILKKIHSSPFKSGELNEWMDCKEKEIKIISSLIDKMPNMIIVASSHNSLQSEIHSGDVRHTVCFVFTSLEGPEPYLSALSNYLDETQPDDVPCAYDVEKEQWFSSNVMYEKMQLFKDFAEANKENKSIRFLAGAINDDEKKGATLHLYKDGSLANYNFEPPLKPEMNTGDITHNSVTLNISPPQFGLTTVTHYTVEFCVHGDDVWHQQMESKAGDVTVSGMKINEGYQFRCRGWCAVGRGPACEGSPLIKTLPSSPPEKLQVECYTTELSVRWEKPSDLGHGVEAKQYILELAETSPEINPEECIWSKLTFTANDSLLVKVIPGLQPSTRYTVRVRCDCGVFGLGKEASVVVCTKKLSDKLATSIKASSKVMEPGSPSVFMLPLEKNDIRIDGCKRYTFGEDSVRPNRTLMFLGASGSGKSTLINGMINYILGIDWEDSFRFKLIDEDQSKSQAESQTSEVTTYKINHQDGFRVPYSLTLVDTPGFGDTKGIVRDGAITEQIRTLFTSDKGVREIDAICFVTQASQARLTHTQKYVIDSVLSIFGKDVAENICMLVTFSDGQPPPVLAAINAANIPCPKTDRGLPVHHKFNNSALFAENNYFSDMADQGSKSSNNPPPKKMEAKNFDAMFWEMGASSMETFFAALGQMTTKSLQLTKEVLNERKQLEVAVEGIQPQIRAGLAKLEEIRSTQQQIEKHTADITCNENFEFEVEILKPVQIELTKEGEFITNCQQCSVTCHYPCTIADDKEISGCAAMSGGKCTVCPGTCSWEVHFHQKYKWDYVKEKQMKTIKELKEKYEKATEAKISVEELIEHLEEDVAILQEEIMSMIKKSSHSIARLKEIALRPDPLSTPDYIDLLIQGEKSEGKEGYLARIESLEKIKENAQIMAKVSKGEPLTSTQDQYIKDRNKRKEGKGFRMGGWLKNPF; encoded by the coding sequence CTCTGAAACTTTGGGACCGGGAAGACTTAGAGAAAAAAGCAGATGAAAGACCCCAACCCAACAGTGAATTTGACGTACTTGCATCCGACTCCATCGAAGACAAATCTTCTGCATTGAATGTTAAAGGTTCACTGCAAGCCAGTTTTCTGTGTGGACTGGTTGATTTAGAAGGCTCTGCTAAATTTCTCTCAGATTCTAAGCGTTCCATGAATCAGGCTAGGGTGGTAATACATTACAAAACCACCACCAAATTCAAAGAGCTGTCAATGAATCACATTGGCAGAGGTAATGTGAAACATCCATATGTGTTTCAGTCGGGACAAGCAACACACGTAGTGACAGGAATCCTTTATGGGGCACAAGCCTTCTTTGTGTTCGACCGTGAGTTGTCACAAAAGGAAGATCGGCAAGACATTGAGGGCAATCTAAAGGTGCTGATCCAGAAGATACCCAAATTGAAGATAGATGGCAAAGGTTCTCTAAACATGGCAGGCAAGGACAAGGTAAATGTTGACAAGTTTAACTGCAAGTTCTATGGTGACTTTAACCTTAAGGAACCCCCTGTGTCTTTTCAGGACGCAATAGAAGTCTATCAAAGCCTACCTAAGCTGTTGGGAACCAACGAAGGGAACGCAGTGCCTCTGAAGGTCTGGTTAATGCCACTGAAGGCTTTACATTCTGCTGCTGCTCAACTGGTTAGGCAGATAAGTGATAAATTAGTCAGGGATGCTCAGAATGTCCTGGAGGACCTCAACGACCTGGAAAGGAGATGCAAGGATGTAGAAAGTTGCACAACAACCAAGCAATTCCCACAGATTAGCAAGAAGGTGAAAGCTTTCAAAGAACTTATTTTTCGGCATAAAGTTCAATTCCAGAATATTATGGCAAGGAAACTCCCATTgatccgaggaggaggagaggaggaaagtgttCTTGCAGAGATcctgaaaaaaatacattcctctcccttcaaaAGTGGTGAACTGAATGAGTGGATGGATTGTAAAGAGAAAGAAATCAAAATCATCAGCTCTCTGATTGACAAAATGCCCAACATGATAATCGTTGCGTCCAGTCACAACTCTCTGCAGAGTGAGATCCACAGTGGAGATGTCAGACATACAGTGTGCTTTGTCTTTACCTCCCTGGAAGGCCCAGAGCCTTACCTTTCAGCTCTGTCAAACTACTTGGATGAAACCCAACCAGACGACGTGCCATGTGCTTATGATGTGGAAAAGGAACAATGGTTCTCCTCAAATGTAATGTACGAGAAAATGCAGCTCTTCAAAGATTTTGCAGAGGCCAACAAAGAGAACAAAAGCATCAGGTTTCTAGCAGGTGCAATAAACGATGATGAGAAGAAAGGTGCAACTCTCCACCTCTACAAGGATGGGTCCTTAGCCAACTACAACTTTGAACCACCTTTGAAGCCAGAGATGAACACGGGTGACATAACCCATAACAGTGTAACACTGAATATTTCCCCACCTCAATTTGGGTTGACAACTGTCACCCACTACACTGTTGAGTTCTGTGTCCATGGAGACGATGTTTGGCATCAACAAATGGAGAGCAAGGCTGGAGATGTCACAGTGTCCGGCATGAAGATTAATGAAGGGTATCAGTTCAGATGTAGAGGCTGGTGCGCAGTCGGCCGCGGTCCGGCCTGTGAAGGTAGCCCTTTGATTAAAACCTTACCATCCAGTCCTCCAGAAAAACTACAAGTGGAATGTTATACTACAGAGTTATCAGTCAGATGGGAGAAACCATCTGACCTTGGACATGGAGTGGAGGCCAAGCAATACATATTAGAACTTGCTGAAACATCTCCAGAAATAAACCCTGAAGAGTGTATATGGAGCAAACTAACATTCACAGCCAACGACTCCCTCCTAGTCAAAGTCATTCCAGGGCTGCAGCCTTCAACGCGATACACTGTCCGGGTCAGATGTGACTGTGGAGTTTTTGGCCTTGGCAAAGAGGCATCAGTAGTTGTGTGCACAAAAAAGCTATCTGATAAACTGGCTACATCAATCAAAGCATCGAGCAAGGTAATGGAACCTGGTTCTCCTTCAGTTTTCATGTTACCCCTGGAGAAAAACGATATTAGGATAGATGGATGCAAGAGGTACACATTTGGCGAGGACAGCGTGAGGCCAAATCGCACTCTCATGTTCCTGGGGGCATCAGGTTCGGGGAAGTCAACTCTGATCAATGGAATGATCAACTACATCCTGGGCATAGATTGGGAAGACTCTTTCCGCTTCAAACTTATCGATGAGGACCAATCGAAGTCACAAGCTGAAAGTCAGACTTCCGAAGTAACCACCTACAAAATCAACCACCAAGATGGCTTCCGAGTTCCTTATTCTCTAACCCTTGTTGACACTCCGGGTTTCGGCGACACAAAGGGTATAGTGAGAGACGGGGCGATCACAGAGCAGATCAGGACACTCTTCACCTCGGACAAGGGAGTCCGTGAGATAGATGCAATTTGTTTTGTCACCCAGGCCTCTCAAGCAAGACTAACGCATACACAGAAGTACGTGATAGATTCGGTGCTGTCGATCTTTGGTAAAGACGTGGCAGAGAACATTTGCATGCTGGTCACATTTTCAGACGGTCAGCCGCCTCCTGTTCTCGCAGCGATCAATGCTGCTAATATTCCATGTCCTAAAACAGACAGAGGACTTCCAGTGCACCACAAATTCAACAACTCTGCACTTTTTGCtgaaaataattatttcagTGACATGGCTGATCAAGGCTCCAAATCATCAAAtaatcccccccccaaaaagatGGAGGCTAAAAACTTTGATGCAATGTTTTGGGAAATGGGGGCAAGCAGCATGGAAACATTCTTTGCTGCCTTGGGACAAATGACCACCAAGAGCCTGCAGTTAACCAAAGAGGTTCTCAACGAGCGAAAGCAGTTGGAGGTGGCTGTGGAAGGAATCCAGCCCCAGATACGGGCGGGGCTGGCGAAACTAGAAGAGATCCGATCAACCCAACAACAGATCGAAAAGCACACCGCCGACATCACTTGCAATGAAAACTTTGAATTTGAAGTTGAAATCCTCAAGCCTGTCCAAATAGAGCTTACCAAAGAGGGAGAGTTCATCACTAACTGTCAGCAGTGTTCAGTGACCTGCCACTACCCCTGTACCATAGCAGACGATAAAGAAATTAGTGGCTGTGCTGCCATGAGTGGTGGGAAATGCACGGTTTGCCCTGGAACATGTTCCTGGGAAGTACATTTCCACCAGAAATACAAGTGGGACTACGTCAAAGAGAAGCAGATGAAGACGATAAAAGAATTGAAAGAGAAGTATGAAAAAGCCACGGAGGCAAAGATCTCAGTCGAGGAACTGATTGAACACCTGGAAGAGGATGTTGCCATACTGCAGGAAGAGATCATGTCCATGATAAAAAAGTCATCTCACTCTATAGCTCGGCTGAAGGAGATAGCTCTGCGGCCTGACCCGCTGAGCACGCCAGACTACATCGACCTGCTCATTCAGGGAGAGAAGTCAGAGGGCAAAGAGGGTTACCTGGCACGGATTGAGTCTCTAGAaaaaattaaagaaaatgcCCAAATCATGGCCAAGGTTTCAAAAGGAGAGCCGCTAACCAGCACACAGGATCAATACATTAAGGACAGAAATAAAAGGAAAGAGGGAAAGGGATTTCGGATGGGTGGTTGGTTAAAGAATCCGTTTTGA